The Nitrososphaerales archaeon DNA segment ATAGAAGTATGTTGTTGGTGCAATAAATTTAACCACTTTTACTACTGCAGTTCACACTCATGTATAGGTAAATGTATTTTTCGATATTACCAGAGATGGTTTAATTGACACTAGCACCTCAGGAGCTTGAAAATAACGCTAGTAGGTATGCAGAAGAAGCTATAAGGCTGGATTCGCAAGGTATGCGAGGCATGGCTATACAGCATTATCAAAGCGCGGTTGATACCTTGCTAAAACTGGTACAGTTGTATCCGGATTATAAGTTGAATAAGATATACTTTGAGAGAGCCAAAACTTACCAGAACAGGATAAAAGCATTGCAAGAGTCCAGAGGATTTGATGAAGGTGATATAGCACCTACATCTCATAACGGAAATGGTAGATCAAGCGGCACTGTTGAAACGCTAAAGGCTAGCTTCGATGATCTTATAATCAAAGACAAACCGAAAATAAGCTGGGATGAAGTTGTGGGTCTTGAAGATGCAAAACGTGCTTTGAATGAGTCCATAATCTATCCTTCACAGCGACCCGATCTTTTTCCACTTGGATGGCCTCGAGGTATATTGCTGTACGGTCCCCCTGGTAATGGAAAGACTCTGATAGCAGCTGCAACTGCAAGCGAAATTGCTGGTTATTTTATAAATGTCGACGCAGCATCGATGATGAGTAAGTGGTTAGGAGAAGCCGAAAAAAATGTGGCAAAGCTATTCACTATGGCAAGGAACATTGCGCAGAAGGAAAAGGTGCCGGTTATACTTTTTGTGGACGAATTGGATTCTCTGCTGGGTACAAGAGCGAACGAAGTTGGAGGCGAGATTAGGGTTAAGAACCAATTTCTTACAGAGATGGATGGTATAGTC contains these protein-coding regions:
- a CDS encoding AAA family ATPase, with product MTLAPQELENNASRYAEEAIRLDSQGMRGMAIQHYQSAVDTLLKLVQLYPDYKLNKIYFERAKTYQNRIKALQESRGFDEGDIAPTSHNGNGRSSGTVETLKASFDDLIIKDKPKISWDEVVGLEDAKRALNESIIYPSQRPDLFPLGWPRGILLYGPPGNGKTLIAAATASEIAGYFINVDAASMMSKWLGEAEKNVAKLFTMARNIAQKEKVPVILFVDELDSLLGTRANEVGGEIRVKNQFLTEMDGIVSKSKDLQLYVIGATNKPWSLDWPFLRRFQKRIFISLPDTEARLQMFKLYTSQLNVDQNLKLEELAKITEGYSASDIRDICQSVQLRVVNELFKSGKANQNDANTRNINMSDFKDSLKSRRPSVSVEMLRAYTRWTEQFKAL